A DNA window from Leopardus geoffroyi isolate Oge1 chromosome A1, O.geoffroyi_Oge1_pat1.0, whole genome shotgun sequence contains the following coding sequences:
- the LOC123600953 gene encoding histone H2B type 3-B-like — translation MDTINSAACVRRTHLGSCDRTARVPVPGPRPPAPSPAHSHPSYLHSSRLLAFLRTPPARSPRPCDAPAAPTRASAPPLEPLCPRCLSPESPPPRCPTPTPALPGQAGSFPLRPRRAPRRPSPKRRRKSGRKESYSIYVYKVLKQVHPNTGISSKIMGIMNSFVNDIFEHIASEAPASTITSCEVQTAVRLLLPGELAKHAVSEGTKAVTKYTSSK, via the coding sequence ATGGACACAATAAATAGCGCTGCCTGCGTTCGGCGCACTCATCTCGGTTCCTGCGACCGCACCGCCCGGGTTCCGGTGCCCGGTCCGCGGCCCCCTGCCCCTTCGCCCGCACACTCGCACCCCAGCTACCTCCACTCTAGCCGCCTCCTGGCGTTCCTGCGTACCCCGCCAGCCCGGAGCCCGCGTCCCTGCgacgcccccgccgcccccacccggGCATCTGCGCCCCCCTTGGAGCCCCTGTGCCCGCGCTGCCTGAGCCCGGAGTCCCCACCGCCGcgttgccccacccccaccccggcgcTGCCCGGCCAAGCCGGATCCTTCCCACTCCGCCCAAGAAGGGCTCCAAGAAGGCCGTCACCAAAGCGCAGAAGAAAGAGCGGCCGCAAGGAGAGCTACTCCATCTACGTGTACAAGGTGCTGAAGCAGGTGCACCCCAACACCGGCATCTCGTCTAAGATCATGGGCATCATGAACTCGTTTGTCAACGACATCTTCGAGCACATCGCCAGCGAGGCCCCTGCCTCGACCATCACGTCCTGCGAGGTGCAGACGGCCGTGCGCCTGCTGCTGCCGGGCGAACTGGCCAAGCACGCTGTGTCTGAGGGCACCAAGGCCGTCACCAAGTACACCAGCTCCAAGTGA
- the LOC123600963 gene encoding histone H2B type 3-B, which produces MPDPSKSAPAPKKGSKKAVTKAQKKDGKKRKRSRKESYSIYVYKVLKQVHPDTGISSKAMGIMNSFVNDIFERIASEASRLAHYNKRSTITSREVQTAVRLLLPGELAKHAVSEGTKAVTKYTSSK; this is translated from the coding sequence ATGCCTGATCCGTCTAAATCGGCACCCGCGCCCAAGAAGGGCTCCAAGAAGGCCGTCACCAAAGCGCAAAAGAAGGACGGCAAGAAGCGCAAGCGCAGCCGCAAGGAGAGCTACTCCATCTACGTGTACAAGGTGCTGAAGCAGGTGCACCCCGACACCGGCATCTCGTCCAAGGCCATGGGCATCATGAACTCGTTTGTCAACGACATCTTCGAGCGCATTGCCAGCGAGGCCTCCCGCCTGGCGCATTACAACAAGCGTTCTACCATCACGTCCCGCGAGGTGCAGACGGCCGTGCGCCTGCTGCTGCCAGGCGAACTGGCCAAGCACGCTGTGTCTGAGGGCACCAAGGCCGTCACCAAGTACACCAGCTCCAAGTGA
- the LOC123600956 gene encoding histone H2A type 3, with protein sequence MSGRGKQGGKARAKAKSRSSRAGLQFPVGRVHRLLRKGNYSERVGAGAPVYLAAVLEYLTAEILELAGNAARDNKKTRIIPRHLQLAIRNDEELNKLLGRVTIAQGGVLPNIQAVLLPKKTESHHKAKGK encoded by the coding sequence ATGTCCGGCCGAGGCAAACAGGGCGGTAAGGCGCGCGCCAAGGCCAAGTCGCGCTCTTCTCGCGCGGGGTTGCAGTTCCCCGTAGGCCGCGTGCACCGGCTGCTCCGCAAAGGGAACTACTCCGAGCGGGTCGGGGCCGGCGCGCCGGTGTACCTGGCGGCGGTGCTGGAGTACCTGACTGCTGAAATCTTGGAGCTGGCGGGCAACGCGGCTCGCGACAACAAGAAGACGCGTATCATCCCGCGCCACCTGCAGCTGGCCATCCGCAACGACGAGGAGCTCAACAAGCTGCTGGGCCGCGTGACCATCGCGCAGGGCGGCGTCCTGCCCAACATCCAGGCCGTGCTGCTGCCCAAGAAGACGGAGAGCCACCACAAGGCCAAGGGCAAGTGA
- the LOC123600968 gene encoding LOW QUALITY PROTEIN: histone H3.3 (The sequence of the model RefSeq protein was modified relative to this genomic sequence to represent the inferred CDS: inserted 1 base in 1 codon), with protein MARRKQTARKSTGGKAPHKHLATKVARKSSPATGGIKKPHRYRPGTVSXHYQKSTELLIRKLPFQRLVCEIAQDFKTDLRFRSSAVMALQEACEAYMVGFFEDTNLCAIHAKRVTIMPKDLQLARRIRGERA; from the exons ATGGCTCGCAGGAAGCAGACAGCGCGCAAGTCCACGGGCGGCAAGGCCCCGCACAAGCACCTGGCCACCAAAGTGGCCCGCAAGAGCTCGCCGGCTACCGGCGGCATCAAGAAGCCGCACCGCTACCGGCCTGGCACAGTGT GCCACTACCAGAAGTCCACCGAGCTGCTGATCCGCAAGCTGCCGTTCCAGCGGCTGGTGTGCGAGATCGCGCAGGACTTCAAGACCGATCTGCGCTTCCGGAGCTCGGCCGTCATGGCGTTGCAGGAGGCGTGTGAGGCCTACATGGTGGGGTTCTTCGAGGACACCAACCTGTGCGCCATCCACGCCAAGCGCGTTACCATCATGCCCAAGGACCTACAGTTGGCGCGCCGCATTCGCGGGGAGCGCGCTTAA